Proteins encoded within one genomic window of Camelina sativa cultivar DH55 chromosome 19, Cs, whole genome shotgun sequence:
- the LOC104766903 gene encoding uncharacterized protein LOC104766903, with product MELSKLKRLLASFILGSIAPPVIILTYASGTSVLHPIVNFLRATVHRGLSCFSMGALDVGGWKDATIEFVVWVLGLLCRWGNTTGSRPRHIRACSSTGCSPVSASVFHSFCERELRRDPFKINKWLLGVFILCVAAAATAMEVLTKRVYDAT from the exons ATGGAATTGTCGAAATTGAAGCGACTGCTGGCGAGTTTCATCCTCGGATCGATAGCACCTCCGGTGATAATACTTACCTACGCGAGTGGAACCTCGGTTCTTCACCCCATTGTCAACTTCCTTCGTGCCACGGTTCATAGAGGGTTATCTTGTTTCTCTATGGGGGCTCTTGATGTTGGGGGCTGGAAAGATGCAACAATCGAGTTCGTAGTCTGGGTTCTTGGCCTTCTTTGTAGGTGGGGTAACACAACTGGTTCTCGGCCTCGCCATATCAGAGCTTGCTCTTCAACTGGTTGTTCTCCTGTTTCTGCCAGTGTATTTCATAGCTTTTGTGAGAGGGAACTTAGGCGGGATCCTTTTAAGATCAACAAGTGGCTTTTAGGCGTCTTTATCTTGTGTGTAGCGGCTGCTGCGACCGCGATGGAGGTTTTGACAAAGAGG gtTTATGACGCCACATAA
- the LOC104766905 gene encoding CCG-binding protein 1-like, which yields MMIKSVTLRSFHLPIEFNDTTKFVSPSCFPARSFPVVRCSNTRDVPKLELFSRGKFDRVLQDPPLIEKAETELSDYCSTLEGDDSYSCWRAYFELKELEREKPKVEVENLILQTGGVKSLIGCLHGVASMEKDNKTKNGLQDVAEDSDREKGMRLLHVHHIPDGLPKSEKELEEEEKSKMPDSAFTRLLRAKGTIPAWFSHAPDHETD from the exons ATGATGATAAAGTCTGTGACTCTTCGTTCGTTTCATCTCCCTATTGAGTTCAACGACACCACCAAGTTCGTCTCACCGTCTTGTTTTCCGGCGAGATCCTTCCCGGTAGTCCGTTGTTCAAACACCAGAGACGTCCCTAAGCTTGAACTCTTCAGCCGTGGAAAATTCGACAGGGTTCTTCAAGATCCGCCGCTGATTGAAAAAGCCGAAACCGAACTCTCAG ATTACTGTTCGACGCTTGAAGGTGATGACTCTTACAGTTGCTGGAGAGCTTACTTTGAACTCAAAGAACTCGAA AGAGAGAAGCCAAAGGTTGAAGTTGAGAATCTAATCTTGCAAACAGGCGGTGTGAAATCTTTAATCGGGTGTTTACATGGAGTTGCTTCAATGGAGAAAGATAACAAAACCAAGAATGGTTTACAAGATGTAGCAGAGGACTCAGATAGGGAGAAAGGAATGAGACTACTACATGTTCATCATATTCCTGATGGTTTACCAAAATCTGAGAaagaattggaggaagaagagaaatcgaAGATGCCGGATTCTGCTTTCACTAGATTGCTTAGAGCTAAAGGAACTATCCCTGCTTGGTTCTCTCACGCTCCTGACCACGAAACCGACTGA
- the LOC104747403 gene encoding uncharacterized protein LOC104747403: protein MEEDKQQMHEEKSSPVKEEDPEIEKSDATPKSSGGGWGWGFSGFSVLSDLQKAAEDISRNAAAVAEKAAKSIAEMGEADEDSESSAKEEDKTEEPDTEQDSDDENSKLKKSALERLEGASEESLLSQGLKVFDDSVESFTSGAWQAFGNALKGGTSLVQKLENSVQQGSSPREAGSGAPSLLETGKALTAKGMQVLEFVGKETMDLLITETGLGVEKNGVDQVLEEVTFDRCFYIYGGPEQLEELEALASHYTLLFNRRKGKLSPDEKSLYDGKLKQIQQLFSFADETSKSKAESDKGKNIDIKTEGNDDDMKNLHNSSVSKAADMAAGFTNALAGLNVNDMIQRTGGRLESLHSEGVHRLSEMCCFAVTHLLILSKSMISHANKVQDEDAEALKIEWPEDPTEKAKLIKGKAESMAGYVEAVSNSFITGISDVSETYSAAIKGVTAAADSQDELLKTSTMQEKASTFNDSLRSDQTTAITKIQEGLQYLSYVVISTSMPSA from the exons ATGGAGGAAGACAAGCAGCAAATGCACGAGGAGAAATCATCCCCGGTTAAGGAAGAGGACCCCGAGATTGAGAAATCGGATGCGACGCCCAAGAGTTCTGGTGGTGGTTGGGGATGGGGTTTCTCTGGCTTCTCTGTCCTTTCGGATCTTCAAAAAGCTGCCGAAGATATATCTCGTAAT GCTGCAGCAGTGGCAGAGAAAGCAGCTAAAAGCATTGCAGAGATGGGAGAAGCAGATGAAGACTCTGAATCTTCTGccaaggaagaagataaaactgAAGAACCTGATACAGAGCAGGATAGTGATGATGAGAATTCAAAGTTGAAGAAGTCAGCTCTCGAGAGATTGGAGGGTGCCAGTGAAGAGTCACTTCTTAGCCAG GGTTTGAAGGTTTTCGACGATTCAGTTGAGAGCTTCACTTCTGGAGCTTGGCAGGCATTCGGAAATGCGTTAAAAGGGGGCACAAGTTTGGTGCAAAA GCTTGAAAACAGTGTCCAGCAAGGTTCTTCGCCCAGGGAAGCTGGATCTGGTGCACCGTCTCTACTGGAG ACGGGAAAAGCATTAACTGCCAAAGGAATGCAAGTACTTGAATTTGTGGGCAAGGAGACCATGGATTTACTAATTACAGAGACTGGTCTTGGGGTTGAGAAGAATGGGGTAGATCAAGTACTTGAGGAAGTGACATTTGATCGATGCTTTTACATTTATGGTGGTCCTGAGCAGCTTGAG GAATTGGAAGCATTGGCAAGCCACTATACTCTGTTGTTCAACAGGAGAAAGGGGAAATTGTCACCAGATGAGAAATCGTTGTACGATGGaaagctcaaacaaattcaacaaCTGTTCAGCTTCGCTGATGAAACGAGTAAAAGTAAAGCAGAGTCTGACAAAGGGAAAAATATAGATATCAAAACTGAAGGCAATGATGATGACATGAAGAATCTGCATAACTCGAGTGTCAGCAAAGCTGCTGATATGGCTGCTGG GTTCACAAATGCTTTAGCAGGACTAAACGTAAATGATATGATACAGCGAACTGGTGGCAGGCTTGAATCTCTTCACTCAGAAGGAGTTCAT AGGCTTTCAGAGATGTGCTGTTTTGCAGTCACTCATCTGCTTATCCTCAGTAAGTCCATGATATCTCATGCCAACAAAGTTCAGGATGAAGACGCTGAGGCGTTGAAAATCGAGTGGCCAGAGGATCCTACTGAGAAAGCTAAGCTGATTAAAGGCAAGGCAGAATCAATGGCTGGATATGTTGAAGCAGTTTCCAACAGTTTTATAACAG GTATATCAGATGTATCTGAAACATACTCAGCTGCGATCAAAGGAGTTACTGCTGCTGCTGATTCCCAAGATGAACTTCTGAAAACATCAACCATGCAGGAAAAAGCAAGCACCTTCAACGATAGTCTTCGCTCTGACCAAACCACAGCTATCACAAAGATCCAGGAAGGACTTCAGTACTTATCCTATGTTGTGATATCTACCTCAATGCCCTCTGCCTGA
- the LOC104768081 gene encoding putative F-box/kelch-repeat protein At5g03000 codes for MTTLPTSFSSLPEDIVLNCLARVSKYRRPTLIASPDLEATRSRNGIKEEDLCVCFDVQANDPRWFTLVPFPTQQKLKGIHSYYKHPDSCTVISIGSEIYIIGGLVKYGKKGNRVLVLDCESHQWRRLPNMRLCRKSPAADVIDGKIYVIGGSNSHKIENWGEVYDPETKIWEPLLPKTVLDLTTRKSVVPGKLVMGGKVYDMDGLKLNLNTNVCLVEIENMMYQISISDGMLVWCDLEESLELSRKLLIARGNFDFDECKTEIWCAEISFERRDLGRLWGLVEWSKNMFIFDQDEYHPDFFLHSAIVTY; via the exons ATGACGACTCTTCCAACATCGTTTTCTTCATTACCGGAGGACATCGTTCTCAACTGTTTGGCTCGTGTCTCTAAGTACCGCCGTCCAACTCTCATAGCTTCCCCTGATCTTGAGGCCACACGTTCCCGCAACGGAATAAAAGAAGAGGACCTCTGCGTCTGCTTTGACGTGCAAGCTAATGATCCTCGCTGGTTCACACTTGTACCATTTCCGACACAACAGAAACTGAAAGGTATCCATTCGTATTATAAACATCCCGATTCCTGCACCGTTATTTCAATCGGTTCAGAGATTTACATAATCGGAGGCCTCGTCAAATATGGAAAGAAAGGCAATAGAGTTTTGGTTCTTGATTGTGAATCACATCAATGGCGTAGACTACCAAATATGCGTCTATGTAGAAAATCTCCAGCCGCTGATGTAATCGACGGTAAGATTTACGTGATTGGAGGCTCTAACTCCCACAAAATCGAGAATTGGGGAGAGGTTTATGATCCAGAGACCAAAATTTGGGAGCCATTATTGCCTAAAACAGTACTAGATCTCACTACTCGTAAGAGTGTGGTTCCAGGTAAACTGGTAATGGGTGGAAAAGTTTATGATATGGATGGTTTGAAGCTTAACTTGAACACGAATGTGTGTTTGGTAGAAATAGAGAACATGATGTACCAAATATCGATTTCGGATGGGATGTTAGTGTGGTGTGATCTAGAGGAGAGTTTGGAGTTGAGTCGTAAG TTGTTGATAGCTCGTGGAAATTTTGATTTCGACGAATGTAAAACAGAGATATGGTGTGCAGAGATTTCGTTTGAGAGACGCGATTTAGGAAGGCTTTGGGGATTGGTTGAATGGTCTAAgaatatgtttatttttgaCCAAGACGAATATCATCctgatttctttttgcattCTGCTATTGTGACATACTGA
- the LOC104766907 gene encoding pollen-specific leucine-rich repeat extensin-like protein 3, which produces MPHIYKQPWVFSKVLFFKAMTKPTFSLPPFGCFLLFFSIFFFFSSVVLALTDAEASFIAQRQLLTLPENGELPDDIEYEVDLKVTFANHRLKRAYIALQAWKKAVYSDPFNTTGNWHGPHVCGYTGVFCAPALDDPNVAVVAGVDLNGADIAGHLPAELGLMTDVAMFHLNSNRFCGIIPKSFEKLRLMHEFDVSNNRFVGPFPSVVLSWPAVKFIDVRYNDFEGQVPPELFKKDLDAIFLNNNRFTSTIPDSLGESTASVVTFAHNKFSGCIPKTIGNMKNLNEIIFKDNNLGGCFPSEIGKLANLNVFDASMNSFTGVLPPSFVGLTGVEEFDISVNKLTGFVPENVCKLPKLVNLTYAYNYLNGQGDSCVPGSRTEVALDDTRNCLPDRPKQRSAKECAVVISRPVDCSKDKCAGGSSHVAPSKSPSPVPTRPVHKPQTPKGSPQPNDPYNQSPVKFRRSPPPPEQPHNPVVHSPPPTPPVHSPSPPVHSPPPPVHKPQPPKESPQPNGPYDQSPVKFRRSPPPPQVQSPPPPPPVYSPLPPPPVYSPPPPPPVHSPPPPVHSPPPPPVYSPPPPVYSPPPPPPVHSPPPPVHSPPPPVHSPPPPVHSPPPPVHSPPPPPPVHSPPPPVHSPPPPVHSPPPPVYSPPPPPPPVFSPPPPVHSPPPPVYSPPPPVYSPPPPPVYSPTPPPVKSPPPPPVYSPPHLPPKMSSPPTQTPVNSPPPRAPTRTVEAPPPSEEFILPPSIGHQYASPPPPMFQGY; this is translated from the exons ATGCCCCATATCTATAAGCAGCCTTGGGTATTTTCcaaggttttgttcttcaaaGCCATGACTAAACCTACATTTTCTTTACCGCCCTTTGGCTGCTTCCTTTTATtcttttctatcttcttcttcttctcctctgttgTTTTAGCACTCACCGATGCAGAAGCTTCATTTATTGCACAACGACAGCTCTTGACGTTACCTGAAAATGGCGAACTTCCTGATGATATTGAGTATGAGGTTGATCTTAAGGTGACGTTTGCCAACCATAGGCTTAAAAGAGCCTATATCGCTCTCCAAGCCTGGAAAAAGGCCGTGTATTCAGACCCGTTTAACACCACAGGAAACTGGCATGGACCTCACGTGTGTGGGTACACGGGCGTGTTCTGTGCCCCTGCTCTTGATGATCCTAACGTCGCGGTTGTGGCGGGGGTTGATTTGAATGGAGCGGATATCGCAGGGCATTTACCGGCTGAGCTTGGTTTGATGACCGACGTGGCGATGTTCCATTTGAATTCGAACCGGTTCTGTGGTATCATACCCAAGAGTTTCGAGAAGTTGAGGCTAATGCACGAGTTCGATGTCAGCAACAACCGGTTTGTTGGACCTTTCCCTTCTGTTGTCCTCTCATGGCCGGCCGTTAAGTTCATCGACGTCAGATACAATGATTTCGAAGGTCAAGTCCCTCCTGAGCTTTTCAAGAAGGATCTCGATGCAATTTTCTTGAACAACAACAGATTCACATCTACCATTCCTGATTCCCTTGGAGAATCAACAGCCTCCGTCGTGACCTTTGCACACAACAAATTCAGCGGTTGTATCCCTAAAACCATTGGAAACATGAAGAACCTAAACGAGATTATCTTTAAGGACAACAATCTCGGCGGTTGTTTCCCATCAGAGATTGGGAAGCTAGCTAATTTGAACGTGTTTGATGCTAGCATGAACTCCTTCACCGGTGTTCTACCACCCAGCTTTGTAGGGCTTACGGGTGTCGAAGAGTTTGATATCTCTGTGAATAAACTCACAGGGTTTGTACCGGAGAATGTCTGCAAGTTGCCTAAACTGGTTAACTTGACTTACGCCTACAATTACTTAAACGGACAAGGCGATTCGTGTGTTCCAGGTAGTCGCACGGAGGTCGCATTGGATGATACACGTAACTGCTTGCCAGATAGGCCTAAGCAACGATCAGCCAAGGAGTGTGCGGTGGTGATTAGCCGTCCAGTCGATTGTAGTAAGGACAAGTGCGCAGGTGGTTCTAGCCACGTTGCGCCGTCAAAGTCCCCATCACCTGTGCCAACTAGGCCGGTTCATAAACCACAAACACCAAAAGGGTCACCACAACCAAATGACCCATATAATCAGTCCCCAGTGAAGTTCCGGCGTAGCCCGCCTCCACCAGAGCAACCACATAACCCGGTGGTTCACTCTCCACCGCCTACACCCCCAGTCCATTCACCATCACCACCGGTacattctcctccaccacctgTCCATAAACCACAACCACCAAAAGAGTCACCACAACCAAATGGCCCATATGATCAGTCTCCTGTGAAGTTCCGGCGCAGCCCTCCTCCGCCTCAAGTTcagtctccaccaccaccaccgccggtATATTCCCCACTGCCTCCACCACCGGTTTATtctccaccgccaccaccaccagtccattcaccaccaccaccagtacACT caccgcctccaccaccagtctattcaccaccaccaccggttTATTCTccaccgccgccaccaccaGTTCATTCACCACCACCCCCAGTACACTCTCCTCCACCGCCAGTCCATTCACCACCACCGCCGGTAcattctccaccaccaccggtACATTCTccaccgccgccaccaccaGTCCACTCACCACCACCGCCAGTACACTCTCCTCCACCACCTGTccattcaccaccaccaccggttTATTCTCCACCGCCACCACCTCCACCGGTAttttcaccaccaccacctgttCACTCCCCTCCACCGCCAGTATattccccaccaccacctgtatattctcctcctccaccgccggtATATTCCCCAACACCACCGCCAGTAAAGtcaccaccgccaccaccagtATACTCTCCTCCGCATTTACCACCAAAGATGAGTTCACCACCAACACAAACACCGGTCAACTCTCCTCCGCCACGAGCACCGACACGGACAGTAGAAGCACCACCGCCAAGTGAAGAATTCATCCTTCCACCATCCATCGGCCACCAATAtgcatcaccaccaccaccaatgtTCCAAGGCTACTAA